The following proteins are encoded in a genomic region of Periophthalmus magnuspinnatus isolate fPerMag1 chromosome 10, fPerMag1.2.pri, whole genome shotgun sequence:
- the grxcr1a gene encoding glutaredoxin domain-containing cysteine-rich protein 1, whose protein sequence is MDGTEGMEETAGQDKPQKRVRFRVASGSSGRVLKEMFKDEGPSDSLDSDCTSNSDADRASTPSTSGDSHGQFYGFMGSELDDSESEPDEMLMYAGGTKDRLFTTKRVNILSQNGTVRGVKHKVSAGQALFESLPTTNSLELSLEFGRIVIYTTSFRVVRTTFERCELVRKIFSNHRVRFVEKNIALDSDFGKELEERCKRVGEPPSLPVVFIDGHYLGGAEKILGMNESGELQDLLTKIERVQQPQTCQMCGGFAFVPCPTCHGSKMSVFRNCFTDSFKALKCTSCNENGLQACRSCSQ, encoded by the exons ATGGACGGGACAGAGGGGATGGAGGAGACAGCGGGTCAGGACAAGCCCCAGAAGCGGGTGAGGTTCCGGGTGGCATCAGGGAGCAGTGGCCGGGTGCTCAAGGAGATGTTCAAAGATGAAGGACCCTCGGACTCCCTGGATTCGGATTGCACCAGTAATTCGGATGCGGACCGGGCCAGTACTCCCTCTACGAGTGGGGATTCTCATGGACAGTTCTATGGATTTATGGGATCGGAGCTGGATGATAGTGAGAGTGAGCCAGATGAGATGCTTATGTACGCGGGGGGAACCAAGGACCGGCTCTTCACCACCAAGAGGGTCAACATACTCAGTCAGAATGGGACAGTACGTGGGGTCAAGCACAAAGTCAGCGCTGGACAGGCACTTTTTGAGAGCTTGCCCACCACCAATAGT CTGGAGTTATCTCTTGAATTCGGCCGCATAGTCATCTACACGACGAGCTTCCGTGTGGTGAGGACCACGTTTGAGCGATGTGAGCTGGTCAGGAAGATCTTCTCAAACCAccgggtcaggtttgtggagaagaaCATCGCTTTGGACTCAGACTTTGGcaaagagctggaggagcgcTGCAAACGAGTCGGAGAGCCACCCTCGCTCCCTGTAGTGTTCATAGATGGACACTACCTTGGG GGAGCTGAAAAAATCTTAGGCATGAACGAATCAGGAGAACTACAAGACCTCTTAACCAAAATCGAG AGGGTGCAGCAACCTCAAACGTGCCAGATGTGTGGGGGCTTTGCCTTCGTCCCGTGCCCAACGTGCCATGGCAGCAAGATGTCTGTGTTCCGCAACTGCTTCACGGATTCCTTCAAAGCCCTCAAGTGCACTTCCTGCAACGAGAACGGCCTGCAGGCCTGTAGGAGCTGCAGCCAGTAA